Part of the Labrenzia sp. PHM005 genome is shown below.
TTCATCAATCTCGGCCATGAAAACCAGTGTGGTCCGGCTCCCTGCCGTCTGACGGATGTGTGCGCCGATATCCCGCCGGGCACCGATGTCCACGCCTTGGAAGGGTTCGTCCAAAAGAAGCACTCGGGAAGCTTTCAACAGCCAGCGACCGATCATCACCTTTTGCTGGTTGCCACCCGACAGTGTTCCGATGCCATCGCCGCTTGACTGGCAGACAATCCCGATCTGATCGATCATTTCATTGGTTGACCGCCGCTGATTGATCCCGGCAAGAAACGAGAACCTGCTGAATGCTCCCAAAAAAGGAAGTGTCATGTTGTTGGCGATGTCGAACGCCGGGATGACCGCATTTGTTCCGCGATCCTTTGGAGACATGAATACGCCGCGGGAAATGGCCTCACGGACCGAACGTGGCTTGTAGCCGGATCCGTCCAATCGCATGACACCGGCGTGCGGCTGGGTTATCCCGAAAATGATTTCGGCCAAGCGGCTTTTGCCGCTCCCCAGCAAGCCCGTGATTGCAATCACTTCTCCCTGCCGGGCAGAAAGATCAATTGGATCGCAACCTTCCTGGATTTCCAGACCATTGAGTTCCAGAACAGGTTTGTCACCAGAAACAGGAACAACATCGACGTCGGTCATCTTGTGTCCGAGCATCGCGGTGACAGCCGCTTCCAGATCAAGCGGCTCTTGTTCGAAAACGCCCGAAATCTCGCCATCACGAAGGCAAACGATACGATCGGCTATCCGGCGGATATCCGACATGCGATGCGAGATATAAAGAATTGCCACACCCTGTGCCCGAAGCCGGTCAACCAGAGCGAACAAACGCTCGGCCTCTGCAGCTGACAAGGATGAGGTAGGTTCGTCCAGAATCAGAATCTTTGGGGTTCTTGCCATCGCGCGAGCAATTGCAATCATTTGCCGGTCGGCGACCGACAGGTCGGAGACGCGAGCACGAACATCCACTTCAATCCCCATAGACTGGGCGATTTCTTTGGCGTGCTGGCGCAACTGCCGTTCCTGAACAAACAGCCCTGCGCCTTTTTCCGTCAACCGGTCCAGCATCAAGTTGCTGGCGACATCGAGATCCGGGATGACACCGTCATCAATCGATTGGTGGACTGTAACAACACCTTGCGCGATGGCCTCAGCAGCGTCGCGCGGGGCAAAGAGTTTTCCCGAAACCAACACTTGTCCGCCGTCGGCCGAATGAAATCCGCTAATGACTTTGACGAGTGTTGATTTTCCAGCGCCATTTGCGCCCATAAGCACAGTCACGGAGCCTGCCGTGAGCTGCAGGTCCACGCCTCGCAATACATGATTTCGTCCGAAAGACTTTTGCAATCTTTCTATTTCTAGAACGAAATCAGTCAACTAACCCTCCCAGATAGGTCGTTCTCGTTATCTTCGAGAGGAAGCCTACACCCAAAAATAAACAATAGTCAATGCGATTGACATTTGACAGAAACGAAGCCTAACCTGCAATCAAACTTGGGAGAACACATCCAAATGGACGCGTCAGACAGCTATCAGGCCCTCACAGTTGAAAGCCTCTCCAAACGTTTGGGGTCATTGGATGCAGTGACAGAAAAGGTCGGCGGAGACCCGTCGTCCTGGCAAGTGGAGGAGGTCGGCGACGGCAATTTGAACCTGGTCTTCATCGTCACCGGCCCCTTGGGAAAGGTCATTGTCAAACAAGCGCTTCCCTATGTCCGGTTGGTTGGCGACAGCTGGCCGCTGCCGCTGTACCGCGCCTATTTCGAGTACCATGCACTGGTTCGACAGGCAGAAAGAGATCCGGGCAGCGTGCCGGAGATTTTTCATTTCGATGAGACACAAGCCCTGATCGTTATGGAGTTTCTTGCACCGCATGTGATTTTACGCCGCAAGTTAATCAACGGCGAAAGGGTTGAGGGCCTAGCTGAAACCTTAGGAAAGTTTTGCGCACGCACGGCGTTCCGCGGGTCAGAACTCTCCATGAAAAGCGCGGACAAAAAGGCAGATGTCGGGTTGTTTTCCGGCAATATAGAAATCCCGGCAATCACGGAAGCGCTCGTTTTCACCGATCCCTATT
Proteins encoded:
- a CDS encoding sugar ABC transporter ATP-binding protein, encoding MTDFVLEIERLQKSFGRNHVLRGVDLQLTAGSVTVLMGANGAGKSTLVKVISGFHSADGGQVLVSGKLFAPRDAAEAIAQGVVTVHQSIDDGVIPDLDVASNLMLDRLTEKGAGLFVQERQLRQHAKEIAQSMGIEVDVRARVSDLSVADRQMIAIARAMARTPKILILDEPTSSLSAAEAERLFALVDRLRAQGVAILYISHRMSDIRRIADRIVCLRDGEISGVFEQEPLDLEAAVTAMLGHKMTDVDVVPVSGDKPVLELNGLEIQEGCDPIDLSARQGEVIAITGLLGSGKSRLAEIIFGITQPHAGVMRLDGSGYKPRSVREAISRGVFMSPKDRGTNAVIPAFDIANNMTLPFLGAFSRFSFLAGINQRRSTNEMIDQIGIVCQSSGDGIGTLSGGNQQKVMIGRWLLKASRVLLLDEPFQGVDIGARRDIGAHIRQTAGSRTTLVFMAEIDEALEIADRIIVMNEGSISGEHINANVDLGALVAQISGTTSGQVNAG